A section of the Schistosoma haematobium chromosome ZW, whole genome shotgun sequence genome encodes:
- the FUT5_1 gene encoding 4-galactosyl-N-acetylglucosaminide 3-alpha-L-fucosyltransferase fut5 (EggNog:ENOG41KOG2619~COG:S), with protein sequence MNLYQLMFQVKTFLNYGHRTIFRPMNFSKCHASKCAVITDMNRWREADALILTEDKVPNGIRPPEQLWFSLIEESPVHIAMAGTLENEINYTISFRLDSTIYSPYGSYEPYMKHHGPETRYPLPSRNFATGKSKKLHGL encoded by the exons ATGAATTTGTATCAACTCATGTTTCAGGTGAAGACGTTTCTCAACTATGGGCATCGTACAATTTTTAGACCAATGAACTTTTCAAAATGTCATGCTTCGAAATGTGCAGTTATCACTGACATGAACAGATGGCGAGAAGCTGATGCACTTATACTGACAGAAGATAAAGTGCCAAATGGAATTCGACCTCCAGAGCAATTATGGTTTAGTTTAATAGAAGAGTCGCCTGTACATATTGCTATGGCAGGTACACTGGAAAATGAA ATTAATTACACTATCTCCTTCCGTCTGGATTCAACGATTTACTCACCATACGGTTCCTATGAGCCATACATGAAGCACCATGGTCCAGAAACACGATATCCTTTACCTTCTAGAAACTTCGCTACTGGGAAATCAAAAAAGTTGCATGGTTTGTGA